The following is a genomic window from Microtus pennsylvanicus isolate mMicPen1 chromosome 3, mMicPen1.hap1, whole genome shotgun sequence.
AGCGTTATCAAATGTTCTTATTTGGATCTCTTAGTAGCATCTCATCTGATTACTCCCTTTGTTCAGGATCCTGATGGAATAGTACCCATTCACCCAATCCCAAGGGCTCCAAAGACATTTGTTTCTGTATATGAGGAAATAATTAGGCTGCTACTGCTTAGAAGATATTTTTGCAGAAGACAGGGGCACATTCAATTTTGTGTCATGGCTAAGATGAGCTTTAGTAAGCATGGGAGAAAATGCTTCACTGGTTTCTATAGGTATATCCAATTTCAGAGTGAAGTAATAATCACAGCAAAGCCAATGGACAAGAGGTTAAAGAGCAAAATTCCTCTCTGTGAATAATGTAAGTGGCATGTTCGTACTGCACGTATCCAGAGAATAGGAGAATTTGAAGGGCTTGTTTACAAATGTTCTCAGAGTTCAGAATGAATAGGAtcattctttgagaaaaaaagtaaactggtatttactttctattttattccACCATTCTTGTACATCAGCTCACAGACACCATTCTTAACATTTCCCTTTATAAACAACAATTTGGCttaatttaaaatacttaataCAATCGAAATTCTCAGTAATCGTATATCTAGGTTTGCATTCAAGGAGTGATAGTCAAACTGTTTTGAAATGGGTGTATAAACATGTGTACAGCTCTTGTTTAAAGCAAATATTCTGTGGTTGTTAGTGGCAAGCAAGTAAATATTTAGTAGAATGGCCTCAAAGGGCAGGTAGATGGTATCAACTGTTTTACAGGGTTATTTAGGAAGATCACTATCTGACCTTTTGCATAAgtttttgtaaagaaaaacaacaatatcCAGTTCTTTCCTAGACAccgaattattttattttgagaactaGCTCTGTGCCTAACATTATTCTTTCCATTATGGATATAGTTATGCATAACAAAATCTACTCTAGACCTCACacttatatgtatgcatgttgtgTGGAAGCTAGAAAGACTCATTAATCTTCAATTGCTTGTgcaggaggaaagaagacaagTAACTTTTGGGTCTGGGTCAACATGTACGGCAATGCCAACAGTCCATCACAGATGCCATCAGAGTTGTTTAGCATATCCTATACTCAAGTATTTAGTTCCTTTTCCAGACCTGAAGCATAGAGATTCTGTGAGAATTAGGAGATTGAGATTAAATAAACCTCTTTTGAGCTGTAAAGTAGCGATCAGTCAATTTTGCTTTAAGACTTTCTTTGCTGAAAACAAAGGGATAAAACATAAGACTTATTAATACTGCATCACAAATACAATGATGTTGACGTTGTGGTTCTAATGatgttaacatttttaaatattattctgaggcttaatatctTTCCCCATGGTGCAGGAGCAGCACGCATTTACATGGATTTTGTTCTTCTATTTTCACACACGATCTTTTCTCGGCATTAACTTAACAAGAAACATCTGCGTTTGGAATCCAAACAGCAAAACTATTTGGTGAAGAAAACATTCAGTTTGCTATGGCAAGCATTTTTTATGATGCTTCTGCTGGATCACAAGCAGTCTTTCAATAGCATAGAGCCAAAACATCACTGCTTGCAATTCATATCCTTATCATGTGCATGCCGTTGATGCGAAGTCAGGAcattctcctttccctctcctttttcctctcccagaacTGTCTCTGATGAGATGAAGAACTGCTCAGTGGTGACCGAGTTCATCCTCCTGGGAATCCCACACACAGAGGGCCTGGAGGCTATGCTTTTTGTGTTATTTCTGCCCTTCTATGCCTGCACCCTGGAGGGAAATGTGTCTATCCTTGTGGTTGTTATTTCCTCCTCCCGCCTTCACACACCCATGTATTTTTTCCTGGGGAACTTGTCTGTGTTTGACATGGGTTTCTCTTCTGTGACCTGTCCAAAAATGCTACTCTATTTTATGGGCCTTAGCAGACTCATCTCCTACCAAGACTGTGTcgcccagctttttttctttcatttccttgggaGCATCGAGTGCTTTCTCTACActgtgatggcctatgaccgctttGCTGCCATCTGTCACCCTCTCCGCTACCCAGTCATCATGAACTCTAGGATCTGCGTGGCTCTAGCTTCAGGCACATGGCTGTTAGGATGCCTCCATTCCAGTATCTTGACTTCCCTCACCTTCACTTTGCCTTACTGTGGCCCCAACGAAATAGATTACTTCTTCTGTGATATCCCAGCAGTCTTGCCACTGGCCTCTGCTGACGCATCCTTAGCAAAGAGAGTGAGCTTCACGAATGTTGGTCTAGTCTCCCTTGTCTGCTTTCTCCTGATTCTTGTGTCCTATACTCGAATTGCTATCTCCATCTTGAGTATTAACTCCACTGAGGGACGTCAGCGTGCCTTCTCCACCTGCAGTGCCCACCTCATTGCCATCCTCTGTGCCTATGGACCCATCATCACTGTATATCTGCAGCCTACACCCAACCCCATGCTGGGAACTGTGGTACAAATTCTGATGAACTTGGTAGCGCCAATGTTGAATCCTTTGATCTATACTTTGAGAAATAAGGAAGTAAAGATAGCTCTGAAAAAAATACTGCACGGGAAGGGATCTGTTTCTGAGGACTAGGAAGATGAAAGAGTTGACTCAATTGCTCTAAAATTCTTTCTATGGTAAGTCGTGAAATTTGAATGTGGATTCCTCACATGTGATGGTAACTTGGCACAGTTAAAGCGGAAGAAATGATTTGAACACTGTACAATATTATCTTTTTGTATGCTGCTTATCAAACGCCATTAAAGTGGTTTAGTCTTAGTTattatttgcctttttctttgaAACACTATCTACCCAGAAAAGGAGATCTCGCTCACAGAGGCATGGTTCACTATTCTTCATTTAGTCCTTTCATATTATGTATGAGATAAACTtaagcagaaagacaaaaattaggaaaaggaaaaaagtcagcAATTGAACAAAAGGATTGGTGTACTCTCTAATTTTCtcttatgtgtacatatatatgtacacatagttttttttctctctctctttttttggaaGTGTACCTTGACATTTGCTTTATAATTAGTGGCTTTCCATAAGGCTTTTATATCGACTGTTAGTTTTGTTTGAGTCATCTACCATCTCTTACTTTCTTCCATCCTCCCTTAATGCTTTAATGCTCAGTATTCCtaccacttctttcttttcatatgtGTTCTACTATCCTTCAACTTATCTTTAAAGTTGGATTGTAAAAAGTAGGCTTACATAACCCTTTTTTGGGGTTCTTTCTCCTCTTCACCCCTTGATTTACTATATATTCCCACATCCCCCTGTCCATGAATTTCTGTTCTCAGTATTCCACTTCAGTAAATTTGTTTTATCTATAATCTTTTATTCGCCATTTAATGTGTCCCATAGACCTACTTCTATTTTTTTGACTTCTACATTTGCTCTAAGTTAAATTtacaaacaaaacatttgaagCTACAAGTGAGAGAGAACATatgacatttgtttttctgaagctgGGTTACCTCCTTACCCAGTATAGTTTTCCAGTTTTACCCTTTTAGTttcaaatttcagttttctttacagctgTGAAATATTCCTTTGTGTATACatgctacatttttttcttgtccATTCTTCTGTTAATGGGCACCTAGGTTGATTCTATTTCACACCTATTATCAATAGAAGAATAGTTATAGATATGCAAATATCTCTGTATTAGTAATCTATCCACCTCATTGGTATGCTGAGAATGTTGAGTTAGGAAATACTGGCAAGATACGCACCAGAGTCCCTGgtacataataaaaatttaaacaataacatGTGAGTTTTCGTTAGGTTTTGGTAGATGCTAATAATCCTCAATTATTAGCATCTGATAATTGAAAAATCTGATGAATCcccttcctttaaaaatatggaTTAAAAACCAGAGGTATGGCTTAAAAACTCAAGGAATTATTGTTAAATTTATGAATCAAAGTATTATGCCCAGATCCGtgaagtccccccaaaaccaacaaggagaccaagtaccatatgtaaaagcaaagagcctttattttatacaagtttgcaatccAGTCTCTTCatgtgtccaatgtattggaatattcagagagccctgagctcagttagagttggttttttatagtagtaaagatgggggtgaggggtttctaaggTCCAGGATCGcagattggctgacatttgtctaggggtgtcctggtgagtgtgtgatCCTATGGTGGAAGGTGATCTTCTCTACAATGGTTGGAAacttaggcatttcctttggatggtctgttcttttGTGGTACTCAGGAAATCTCAATTTATGGTTCTTCCTTCAACCAGGTATTTCTTCAAGGtcaactactgagactcaggcctccagtAAGCTTATCATGGCTAGGCCCaccactggcaggtgataatggttggaagaacTTCCTTTGAGCGTTCTGTATATAGTAAGCCTATCATGACTGGCTGGCCCCTACATAAAGAATCAGtataaatcataaattaaaactttagtgatagccaggcggtggtggcacacgcctttaatcccagcactcgggaggcagaggcaggcggatctctgtgagttcgaaaccagcctggtctacagagctagttccaggacaggctccaaagccacagagaaaccctgtcttgaaaaaccaaaaaaaaaaaaaaaaaaaaaaaaaaaactttagtgaTTTAGCTGTCTTTTCATAATATGTATCCTTAATTGAGGCATTTATCAAAAAGAACTATAACATTTAATGAAAACTCTAAATCCAGGTTTatgactataatcccagccccCAGAAAGCCATGATAAGATTACTGTGCATTCAAGTTCAGCTTGAGATATATAGTAAGTTCCACAACAGCTGGGCTACAATGGGAGACTGCCTgaaaaaagaaggagagggagaggaagagggagagggagggagagagggagagatcagTTCAAGTTCtgtgacaaaaaacaaaaacaaaaagcagataaTATTataggcagaagaaaagaaagatcattCAAGAATGATTATGCATTGTATTTGTattggacattttaaaattattacacaTAGAATTAACAAGCAGGAGTTAACTTTATCAAATATTAATGGGCAGATAAATTCAGAGATAATGATGAAGATTGCCTAGAACTCATCAAATACAAGATACGTGTAACATCTTTTCctataatttattgattttattttattttgaggtagaGTTGAAGTCATTTCAATTTCAGGCAGTAAATATTCTGGGGTTTGGAGTTGCATATTTGTTGCTGAACATcttgaaaacaataaattaaagagaaattttGGTTCAAATTTTCTGGGAGGTATAATTTATCACAGTGAGGAAACCATGATAGCAAATAGGAAAGACATGGTAGCTAGCAGGGATAGGAAGGTAAATGGTCACATAGCACCTGAacacagaaagcagaaagtgaCTAGGAATTAAGGCTGTTCCCAGTGAGCCACTTCTTCCAGTGAGGTTCAAGCTCCTAAATATTCCATAACCTTCCCCAAAAGTGCCACCAGCTGGGCCCAAGCGTTTAGAACACCTGAGCATATATGCAGAATGTTTCTCATTTAAATCTACCAAGGTGATGAATGCAAAGTATGTCCTAAATCACTGGGAATACTAAAACCATTATCTCCTTGTGGTTATCTATGTAAAAGTATTAttaggaaaattagaaaacagatatttatatatctatatatatagttTACATTCATATTTCTGCTGATGCTTAATTTTAGTAGCAAATTTAACTGTACTACAAGTGGAAGTCACagacattttcttagtttttctagTTTGTTCCTAAACTTAATATGTGGGGAAATTCTAGAAATGGATATTCCAAACAAACCTCTGTTCCTGTTTGAACATCAATTTATGTCTTTCCTTACCATGCTTCATTGTTTTATATCGGCAAATTCTGTCCTGTTCATTGTGGTGTTAAATCTGTTAACACAAAAAATAACAGATGGAGCTCCAAAAAAAGCACATGAATGAATTTAGAAGAGCTAGGAGGTAGaatatctgataaaaaaaaaaaacaatctgttTATTCTCATGATTTCCATTGAAACAAGGGGATGCCCATTGTTGGTATCTGCGGCTCTGACTCAAATGATAATGCTTTTTCAGTGAATACAGAATTGTTTGTGATTCCTAAAGTTCTTAAACTCAAACCATTTggttgttaaagttaaaaaaaaatcttatcaagCATTTTAAAGTGAAGATGTTACAGCAAAGTGTTTCCAGATAGCTCAGGGAATTTGCTCTGGGGTTGTTATTTTATAGTAAATGCACCATGTATGAGGGATACAGACCTAATTACTTTAAGAGACCGATCCTGTGGGGGTTAATGGTAAGCAGTGAAATGGGTGCATTTGTCCAAAGTATACCATGTAAAGAAAAAGGTTTGTAGAGGGCAAGTGTAGACTATTTCATTTTGGAACCatgtaagaaaagagaaaattttaagataaatatttacAATTAAGTGAACTATATGTagtaagaaaacaaaggaaattaactgacaaatgaaaacattaaattctcaaaataaagcTTACCTGGATGTAGAAGGGAACAAGAGTTGTTGAAACATCCTCTGCATGTTTTCAGAACATGTGAATTTGTTTATATTGAGAAACAAGTAGTAAATGAAGCCACAATCTACAGCACTGTGTGTAGTGAGTTCCTGACTCTGATCTAGGGAGAGGGTGTGGGACAAAATTTCCACAACCCAGAAACCTGGTGCTTCCTTTGAATGGGAAAAGGAATTTTATGTCCCTGGAATTTTGagtctctatttctgtctctttattGTAGTCCTGTCATGAACTAAATTACTTACATCTTTACtaataaaaacaggaaatggTTAACTGTGTATATCTTTCTAATTTAGTGTTCTTccttaatttattaataaaaggcAAAGCCATAAAATATCAGAAATCTATTAAATTTATCACCATCATCCTTATTGTTACTATTAAAGTTGACTTCTTCAGTCTCTCTGAAGAGAATTGCAATTAAAagatttttccccattttttgaGATAAATTGGAGTTCTACTTTTCAGACATcctatatataatacaatatttcttgaatatacaaatatatatatatacacacacacacacacacacactcacacacacacacacacgccctggattaataataatttaacatAATGGAACTGTTATATGCCTCAAGGCAGCACATCTGATTACTGTTAAATCTACGTTTCAGGGTGGATTTTCTGTATGCAGAGAAAATTAAGTTTCCAAGGCAACAGAGATGAAGGTCAGATGTCTAGTCAGACTAATTCACTGACTGCATTAGTATCAGTTGGAGCCGTTGCTGGGTTACTGCTGGCAATGTACCAGTATTGTAGGATGAAGGATGAGCCATTATTATGCTGATATTActgttgaaaaaaaataactcaagaaTGTTAAAGTGGAAAGAAACTAGACTAATTTGTACCACCCAAATTCACATCAAGGCCCCTTATCCCAAGTGTATCTCATTAGCAACTAAAGCGGCTTtatggagagagaaaaacaatgCTGAGAAACAGTGTAAAATTGGAAGAGGTAGAggctataaagaaaataattaaattgaaataATCTGCAGTAGCTATCTGATACCTTCCCTTTACTTCTAATTTAtattaaagtttaaataaaatgatgtatCATTTGTATTAAATTCCATTATAAATCcattttactgttttaaaatattttccatccaAGGACTCTGAGTTACTTCAGACAGATAAGCTATGTTGATTCTGGTGCATCGACAATCCTCCCACATACACCTGGGACTAAACATTATCAACATAATATTTTGGAAAGTGTAGCTTTACATTCTGT
Proteins encoded in this region:
- the LOC142846778 gene encoding olfactory receptor 10D3; translated protein: MKNCSVVTEFILLGIPHTEGLEAMLFVLFLPFYACTLEGNVSILVVVISSSRLHTPMYFFLGNLSVFDMGFSSVTCPKMLLYFMGLSRLISYQDCVAQLFFFHFLGSIECFLYTVMAYDRFAAICHPLRYPVIMNSRICVALASGTWLLGCLHSSILTSLTFTLPYCGPNEIDYFFCDIPAVLPLASADASLAKRVSFTNVGLVSLVCFLLILVSYTRIAISILSINSTEGRQRAFSTCSAHLIAILCAYGPIITVYLQPTPNPMLGTVVQILMNLVAPMLNPLIYTLRNKEVKIALKKILHGKGSVSED